One Entelurus aequoreus isolate RoL-2023_Sb linkage group LG09, RoL_Eaeq_v1.1, whole genome shotgun sequence genomic window carries:
- the rps24 gene encoding 40S ribosomal protein S24 has product MNETVTVRTRKFMTNRLLQRKQMVVDVLHPGKATVPKTEIREKLAKMYKTTPDVVFVFGFRTQFGGGKTTGFGMVYDSLDYAKKNEPKHRLARHGLYEKKKTSRKQRKERKNRMKKVRGTKKTSVGAASKK; this is encoded by the exons ATG AATGAGACAGTAACAGTCAGGACACGCAAGTTCATGACGAACCGACTGCTTCAAAGGAAGCAAATG GTTGTCGATGTTTTGCATCCCGGCAAGGCCACGGTCCCCAAGACGGAAATCCGGGAGAAGCTTGCCAAGATGTACAAGACCACCCCTGACGTGGTGTTCGTCTTTGGGTTCAGGACTCAGTTTGGCGGCGGCAAGACAACAGGTTTCGGCATGGTCTACGACTCCCTAGATTACGCCAAGAAGAATGAGCCCAAGCACAGACTGGCCAGG CACGGTCTCTATGAGAAAAAGAAGACCTCAAGGAAACAGCGCAAGGAACGCAAGAACAGAATGAAAAAAGTACGAGGTACCAAGAAAACCTCGGTGGGCGCTGCAAGCAAAAAG TGA
- the eif4ebp2 gene encoding eukaryotic translation initiation factor 4E-binding protein 2: MSTSRQLSESRAIPTRTVLINDSTQLPHDYCTTPGGTLFSTTPGGTRIIYDRKFLLDMRNSPIAQTPPVHLPVIPGVTSQNTLNENRKNEANNHVNNHDGKPATGEDAQFEMDI; the protein is encoded by the exons ATGTCGACTAGTCGTCAGCTAAGCGAGAGCAGGGCCATCCCGACCAGGACGGTGTTGATCAACGATTCAACGCAGCTACCTCATGACTACTGTACCACCCCTGGAGGCACTTTATTCTCTACCACTCCTGGAG GAACGCGGATCATCTACGACCGAAAGTTCTTGCTGGACATGCGCAACTCGCCCATAGCCCAAACCCCGCCGGTCCACCTGCCTGTCATCCCCGGAGTGACCAGCCAAAACACGCTCAACGAGAACCGGAAGAACGAAGCCAACAACCACGTCAACAACCACGACGGGAAGCCTGCCACCG GTGAAGACGCTCAGTTTGAAATGGACATCTAA